Proteins encoded in a region of the Acidobacteriota bacterium genome:
- a CDS encoding efflux RND transporter periplasmic adaptor subunit, with translation MNGKQMARNGFFLLLILLIGALTLSGCSFSSGSESDSDDKKDPATPASQQSTDDDDADAKDDDAEGKDEDKEEAVPIEVEEIQLGSIESVLRFSTNLETEKQVKVVSQARRLVIDLKVEEGDSVKENQILLRLQDDEQRSQLAKVRSQLAKAQREYTNQERLYKQDLISEDAYTNATYEMEQLEISLADAERELSYTEVRAPIRGTVTSRMINLGDQVQIGQELFEIVDFNSMVARIFVPEKHLPRLSRGQDSRMTAQAGARQAYTGRVTRISPVVDPKSGTIKVTIGVGNQAGLRPGMYVDVELITATNEDAVLIPKRAIVYDNDQMFVYRLGVEHRVERVYIETSLEDKHFVEPEDGVRAGDRLVVAGQAGLKDGALVRLPGEDDVDDAAAIAEADGTVTERASL, from the coding sequence ATGAACGGCAAACAGATGGCTCGAAACGGATTCTTCCTGCTGCTGATCTTGTTGATCGGTGCGCTCACCCTGAGCGGTTGCAGCTTCTCTTCGGGGTCCGAGTCGGACTCGGATGACAAGAAGGATCCGGCGACGCCAGCCAGTCAGCAGTCGACCGACGACGACGATGCCGACGCCAAGGACGACGATGCCGAGGGCAAGGACGAGGACAAGGAAGAGGCGGTGCCGATCGAAGTCGAAGAGATCCAGCTGGGATCGATCGAGTCCGTGCTGCGTTTCTCCACCAACCTCGAGACCGAGAAACAGGTCAAGGTCGTCTCCCAGGCCAGGCGTCTCGTGATCGATCTAAAGGTGGAAGAAGGGGACTCCGTCAAGGAGAATCAGATCCTACTTCGACTCCAGGACGACGAGCAACGCTCGCAGCTTGCCAAGGTGCGAAGCCAGTTGGCCAAGGCCCAGCGCGAGTACACAAACCAGGAACGGCTCTACAAGCAAGATCTCATCAGCGAAGATGCCTACACCAATGCGACCTATGAAATGGAGCAACTCGAGATCTCGTTGGCCGACGCCGAACGAGAACTGAGTTATACCGAGGTCCGCGCACCGATCCGTGGGACCGTCACCTCCCGGATGATCAATCTGGGTGACCAGGTACAGATCGGACAGGAGCTATTCGAGATCGTCGACTTCAATTCGATGGTCGCCCGGATCTTCGTCCCTGAAAAACACCTACCCCGTTTGTCCCGTGGTCAGGACTCGCGGATGACCGCCCAGGCCGGTGCCCGCCAGGCTTACACCGGCCGCGTGACCCGGATTTCGCCGGTCGTCGATCCGAAATCCGGCACGATCAAGGTGACGATCGGTGTCGGCAACCAGGCCGGTCTCCGTCCTGGCATGTATGTCGATGTCGAGCTGATTACCGCGACCAATGAAGACGCGGTCCTGATCCCCAAGCGGGCGATCGTCTACGACAACGATCAGATGTTCGTCTACCGACTGGGTGTCGAACACCGAGTCGAACGGGTCTACATCGAGACCTCTCTCGAGGACAAGCACTTCGTCGAACCTGAGGACGGTGTTCGTGCCGGTGATCGCCTCGTCGTTGCCGGACAGGCCGGTTTGAAAGACGGAGCCCTCGTTCGTCTCCCCGGTGAGGACGACGTCGATGACGCCGCGGCCATTGCGGAAGCCGATGGCACGGTCACTGAAAGGGCGAGTCTGTGA
- the pruA gene encoding L-glutamate gamma-semialdehyde dehydrogenase, translating into MSNGNFKVPVPVNEPVREYRPGSPERAALEAELKRMTAKSIDIPARIGGRKVRTGRLGKAVIPHDHGHLLATWHKCRKPEVERAIQAALAARENWARMPWRHRAGIFLKAADLLAGPYRQILNASTMLGQSKTCHQAEIDAACELIDFFRFNVHYMQQIYGEQPDSAPGLWNSLEHRPLEGFVFAVTPFNFTSIAGNLPTAPALMGNTVVWKPASSSVFSAHFIMNLLEEAGLPAGVINLVPGSGGDVGDPCLNSPDLAGIHFTGSTAVFKGMWSTIGKNIDRYKYYPRIVGETGGKDFIFAHRSADLKALVTACVRGAFEFQGQKCSAASRVFVPKSLYPRFEKMLLREVAKIKMGDPADYQNFMGAVIDGHAYDSITGYIRHAKRSRDAKIIAGGNYNKSKGYFIEPTVVLTRKADFKLLQEEIFGPVLTVYPYRDQDLDKTLKICDGGSPYALTGAVFAQDREAIVKMADTLTHAAGNFYINDKPTGAVVGQQPFGGGRASGTNDKAGSYLNLVRWVSPRTIKETFDPPKEFPYPYMD; encoded by the coding sequence ATGTCCAACGGCAACTTCAAGGTTCCCGTCCCTGTCAACGAGCCGGTTCGCGAGTACCGTCCCGGCAGCCCCGAACGAGCCGCGCTGGAAGCGGAACTCAAGCGGATGACCGCCAAGTCGATCGATATCCCGGCCCGCATCGGCGGGCGGAAGGTGCGCACCGGTCGACTGGGGAAAGCCGTCATCCCTCACGATCACGGGCATCTGCTGGCGACCTGGCACAAGTGCCGCAAACCGGAAGTCGAACGTGCGATCCAGGCGGCGCTGGCCGCCCGAGAGAACTGGGCGAGGATGCCGTGGCGTCATCGCGCAGGGATCTTCCTCAAGGCCGCAGACCTCCTGGCAGGGCCCTATCGTCAGATCCTCAACGCGTCGACGATGCTGGGCCAATCGAAGACCTGTCATCAGGCAGAGATCGATGCGGCCTGTGAGCTGATCGACTTCTTCCGCTTCAACGTTCACTACATGCAGCAGATCTATGGCGAGCAGCCCGACTCGGCCCCCGGCCTCTGGAACTCTCTCGAGCATCGACCGCTCGAGGGTTTCGTCTTCGCCGTGACCCCCTTCAACTTTACGAGCATCGCCGGCAACCTACCGACGGCGCCTGCGTTGATGGGCAACACCGTCGTCTGGAAGCCCGCGTCGTCGTCGGTCTTCTCCGCTCACTTCATCATGAATCTGTTGGAAGAGGCGGGACTGCCGGCCGGCGTGATCAATCTGGTCCCCGGCTCCGGCGGAGACGTTGGCGACCCGTGTCTCAACAGCCCCGATCTTGCGGGGATCCACTTCACCGGCTCGACGGCGGTCTTCAAGGGGATGTGGTCGACGATCGGCAAGAACATCGATCGTTACAAGTACTACCCACGAATCGTCGGCGAAACCGGCGGCAAGGACTTCATCTTCGCCCACCGCTCGGCGGACCTCAAGGCGCTGGTAACGGCGTGTGTCCGGGGTGCGTTCGAATTCCAGGGGCAGAAGTGCTCCGCAGCGTCCCGGGTGTTTGTTCCGAAATCGCTCTATCCTCGATTCGAGAAGATGCTGCTTCGCGAGGTCGCCAAGATCAAGATGGGCGACCCGGCGGACTACCAGAACTTCATGGGTGCCGTGATCGACGGCCACGCATACGACAGCATCACCGGCTATATCCGTCACGCCAAGCGATCGCGGGATGCCAAGATCATTGCCGGTGGGAACTACAACAAGAGCAAGGGCTACTTCATCGAGCCGACGGTCGTCCTGACCCGCAAGGCCGACTTCAAGCTGCTACAGGAAGAGATCTTCGGCCCCGTGCTGACGGTCTACCCGTATCGCGATCAGGACCTCGACAAGACACTCAAGATCTGTGACGGCGGTTCACCTTACGCTCTGACGGGCGCGGTCTTTGCCCAGGATCGCGAGGCGATTGTCAAGATGGCCGACACGTTGACCCACGCGGCGGGTAACTTCTACATCAATGACAAGCCAACCGGGGCGGTGGTCGGGCAACAGCCTTTCGGGGGCGGACGCGCGTCGGGAACCAACGACAAGGCCGGAAGCTACCTGAACCTGGTTCGCTGGGTCAGTCCACGAACGATCAAGGAGACCTTCGACCCACCGAAGGAGTTCCCCTACCCCTACATGGACTAA
- a CDS encoding PilZ domain-containing protein — protein MKKPPANNRRDNRFLAGIKAQLILEDQCGDCHAEDLSRSGVLLTGAFKTILERDVRVRLEAVQGDLILELSGKIVHLHEQDDGETRVGIQFETPPEAVHDDFDALLARVVEGVSPAPIAALSPDASEEEIREALEQVPVAHRIQLARKADGDLRKILWQDRNYGVTEALLRNPHLTPPELMTMIRSPRLTPGALGLVADDPRWSNHDEVNMIIATHPRVNLRLAQRVVDRMTPGGQRQVLRRPGLADPIKKKLLTKFTTKNLQSW, from the coding sequence ATGAAGAAACCCCCCGCCAACAATCGACGAGATAACCGGTTTTTGGCCGGAATCAAGGCACAATTGATCCTCGAGGATCAGTGCGGGGACTGCCACGCAGAAGATCTCAGCCGCTCCGGGGTTTTGCTGACCGGGGCCTTCAAGACGATTCTGGAGCGGGACGTGCGGGTTCGCCTGGAGGCGGTCCAGGGAGACCTGATCCTCGAGCTGAGCGGGAAAATCGTTCATCTCCACGAACAGGACGATGGCGAGACCCGGGTCGGGATTCAGTTCGAGACGCCTCCGGAAGCCGTCCATGACGACTTCGATGCGCTGCTGGCGCGGGTCGTCGAGGGGGTATCACCGGCCCCGATCGCCGCGCTCTCGCCGGACGCTTCTGAAGAAGAGATCCGTGAGGCGCTCGAGCAGGTACCCGTGGCCCATCGGATCCAACTGGCGCGGAAGGCCGATGGCGATCTTCGAAAGATCCTCTGGCAGGATCGCAACTACGGCGTTACCGAGGCGCTGTTACGAAACCCCCACCTGACGCCACCGGAGCTGATGACGATGATCCGCAGCCCGAGACTGACTCCAGGAGCACTGGGGCTGGTCGCCGACGACCCACGCTGGTCCAACCATGACGAGGTAAACATGATCATCGCGACCCATCCGCGGGTCAACCTTCGACTGGCACAGCGTGTCGTGGATCGGATGACGCCGGGCGGACAGAGACAGGTGCTGCGTCGTCCCGGTCTTGCCGACCCGATCAAGAAGAAGTTATTGACGAAGTTTACGACGAAGAACCTGCAGAGCTGGTAG
- the gluQRS gene encoding tRNA glutamyl-Q(34) synthetase GluQRS → MTLPTGRYAPSPTGEMHLGNASSALLAWASIRSRGGRFILRMEDLDRQRSRADLARQLLEDLRWLGIDWDEGPDVGGPRGPYTQSDRIDLYRAAADRLHDRGDLYPCFCTRKEIAAAASAPQEPDELRRYPGTCRELPPQVSESRIARGDRHAWRFRVAADARPAFVDRFHGTQIVDRQPGDFVIHRADGVIAYQLAVVVDDIAMEIDEVIRGDDLLASTAWQCLLFDAFGKPSPTFGHVPLLLGPDGRRLSKRHGGITLRELREAGWTAEALVGWLAYQLGLMEHAEPLTASEWATSFDGSALRPHPRGIVVDLESMSKP, encoded by the coding sequence ATGACGCTCCCCACGGGACGATACGCCCCGAGTCCAACCGGTGAGATGCATCTCGGGAACGCATCCAGCGCGTTACTCGCGTGGGCGTCGATCCGTTCCCGTGGCGGACGGTTCATCCTGCGAATGGAGGATCTGGATCGTCAACGATCCCGCGCCGATCTGGCCCGGCAGCTGCTCGAAGATCTCCGCTGGCTCGGCATCGACTGGGACGAGGGACCGGATGTCGGTGGACCTCGCGGACCCTACACCCAGTCGGATCGGATCGATCTCTATCGCGCCGCCGCAGACCGACTCCACGATCGTGGGGATCTCTACCCCTGTTTCTGCACCCGCAAGGAGATCGCGGCCGCCGCGAGTGCGCCCCAGGAGCCCGATGAACTCCGGCGTTACCCCGGGACCTGTCGCGAGCTTCCGCCTCAGGTCTCCGAGTCACGGATTGCCCGGGGGGACCGTCACGCATGGAGATTCCGCGTAGCTGCCGACGCCCGACCGGCATTCGTCGATCGTTTCCACGGAACGCAGATCGTCGACCGGCAACCGGGCGACTTCGTCATCCATCGGGCAGATGGGGTGATCGCCTACCAGCTGGCCGTCGTCGTCGACGACATCGCCATGGAGATCGACGAGGTCATCCGTGGCGATGACCTGTTGGCTTCCACCGCCTGGCAGTGTCTCCTGTTCGACGCGTTCGGCAAGCCATCGCCCACCTTCGGTCACGTGCCGTTGTTGTTGGGTCCCGACGGCCGGCGTCTCTCCAAGCGTCACGGGGGCATTACCCTGCGGGAGCTTCGGGAGGCCGGCTGGACGGCGGAGGCCCTGGTCGGTTGGTTGGCCTACCAGCTTGGGTTGATGGAACATGCCGAACCGCTTACGGCCTCGGAATGGGCGACATCGTTCGACGGGTCCGCCCTCAGACCTCACCCGAGGGGAATCGTCGTCGATCTGGAATCGATGTCGAAGCCGTAG
- a CDS encoding DUF1015 family protein, which yields MIVKPFRGLRPRADLAHRIPSLPYDVLNSAEARELAADDPHTFLHVIKAEIDLPVGTVPGDDAVYAMARRNLDHMVDEGWLVQDPRPAYYIYQLVMDGQSQTGIVGAAAVTDYLAGKIKKHEFTRPDKEEDRIRLNDALDAHPGPVFLTYQPLPELNALINGVVARDPDVDFVAVDGVQHTLWRVDDTQQVNDIARLLGSVRATYVADGHHRTAAAAAVSKMRGELLEDATGEEPCHYFMAVHFPVDQVRVLDYNRVVRDLNGLDSEQLLERISAAGFQVEPGHAGKRPPHAETFGMYLGGQWYLLRPRTEIIPEGDVVGQLDVAILTDRLLQPILGIGDPRTDRRIDFVGGIRGMQELERRVDSGRDAVAFAIYPTRLEQVMKVADAGRVMPPKSTWFEPKLRSGMVVQRIDGDRL from the coding sequence ATGATCGTCAAGCCATTTCGCGGGCTCCGCCCCCGTGCCGACCTCGCCCACCGGATACCCAGTCTTCCGTACGACGTGCTGAACAGTGCCGAGGCGCGGGAGTTGGCCGCGGACGACCCCCACACGTTTCTTCACGTCATCAAGGCCGAGATCGATCTCCCCGTTGGGACCGTGCCCGGTGATGACGCCGTCTACGCGATGGCACGACGCAACCTCGATCACATGGTGGATGAGGGCTGGTTGGTTCAGGACCCGCGCCCGGCCTACTACATCTATCAACTGGTGATGGACGGCCAGTCGCAGACGGGAATCGTCGGCGCGGCGGCGGTCACCGACTACCTCGCCGGCAAGATCAAGAAGCACGAGTTCACCCGTCCGGACAAAGAGGAGGATCGGATCCGTCTGAACGACGCACTCGACGCCCACCCCGGTCCGGTTTTTCTGACGTACCAACCGCTACCCGAACTGAACGCCCTGATCAACGGCGTGGTCGCTCGAGATCCCGACGTCGACTTCGTTGCCGTCGATGGGGTCCAGCACACGTTGTGGCGCGTCGATGACACCCAACAGGTCAACGACATCGCACGGCTACTCGGAAGCGTTCGCGCCACCTACGTCGCCGACGGCCACCATCGGACGGCCGCCGCCGCTGCCGTGTCGAAGATGCGTGGCGAGCTCTTGGAAGACGCCACCGGTGAGGAGCCCTGTCACTACTTCATGGCGGTCCACTTTCCGGTGGATCAGGTGCGAGTCCTGGACTACAACCGGGTCGTGCGGGACCTGAACGGTCTGGATTCCGAGCAACTGCTCGAACGGATCTCCGCCGCCGGTTTCCAGGTGGAGCCGGGGCACGCCGGAAAACGTCCGCCCCATGCCGAGACGTTCGGAATGTACCTGGGCGGTCAGTGGTATCTGTTGAGACCGAGGACGGAGATCATCCCGGAGGGGGATGTGGTCGGCCAACTGGACGTGGCAATCCTGACCGATCGCCTGCTGCAGCCGATCCTGGGGATCGGGGATCCCCGCACGGATCGACGCATCGACTTCGTCGGAGGGATCCGCGGCATGCAAGAGCTCGAGCGTCGGGTCGATAGCGGTCGCGACGCGGTGGCCTTTGCAATCTACCCGACTCGGTTGGAACAGGTGATGAAGGTTGCCGACGCCGGTCGTGTGATGCCACCCAAGAGTACCTGGTTCGAACCGAAGCTGCGCTCGGGGATGGTGGTCCAGCGAATCGACGGCGATCGGTTGTAA
- the ftcD gene encoding glutamate formimidoyltransferase, translating into MKLIECVPNISEGRDPAVIQAVTAEIEGIEGVQLLDVDPGQATNRTVITFAGTPEPVLEAAFRVIRKAAELIDMSRHEGAHARMGATDVCPFVPMQGATMQDCVELAERLGKRVGDELGLPIFLYGEAARTPERRRLPDIRQGEYEALEQKLSDPGFAPDCGPATFNARAGATAIGAREFLIAWNVNLNTRNRKMANKIAAELREQGKLKRDANNKFVRDADGKALRTPGRFTELQGGGWYIDEYGRAQISFNLMNYRITSIQDVYDACCEEADKLGVRVTGSELVGLIPLEAILSAGDHYLRKEGATTGVSESERIHAATLSMGLAELAPFEPEKNIIELRYRGAPSGLQAMTVRDFADELASDSPAPGGGSVAALCGSLAAALAAMVAALTWNKKGMESARPEMGEIGVDGHALKAWFVDAIDADTDAFNAVLAAGRLPKRTEAQQAVRDRALEEANQGATRVPLRVLQKSVEAIVLCSRAAEKGNPNSVSDAAVGAACGLAAAEGAALNVRINLPTLHDQEVADEIRKEMGQAIKEARQRAAAVAAMVDADLD; encoded by the coding sequence ATGAAGCTGATCGAATGCGTTCCCAACATCAGTGAGGGGCGGGATCCCGCCGTAATCCAGGCGGTTACCGCAGAAATCGAGGGAATCGAGGGCGTTCAGCTCCTGGATGTCGACCCGGGGCAGGCGACCAACCGGACGGTGATCACCTTCGCCGGAACCCCGGAACCGGTCCTGGAGGCGGCGTTCCGGGTGATCCGGAAAGCGGCCGAACTGATCGACATGTCCCGTCACGAGGGGGCTCACGCGCGCATGGGCGCGACCGATGTCTGCCCCTTCGTCCCCATGCAGGGGGCGACAATGCAGGACTGCGTAGAACTGGCGGAGCGTCTCGGCAAGCGGGTCGGCGACGAACTGGGACTTCCGATCTTCCTTTACGGCGAGGCGGCGAGAACTCCAGAGCGACGACGTCTTCCCGACATTCGCCAGGGCGAGTACGAAGCGCTCGAGCAGAAACTGTCCGACCCGGGGTTCGCGCCGGATTGTGGGCCTGCGACGTTCAACGCCCGTGCCGGTGCCACCGCCATCGGGGCACGGGAGTTCCTCATCGCGTGGAACGTCAACCTCAACACGCGTAATCGGAAGATGGCCAACAAGATCGCCGCCGAGCTTCGGGAACAGGGCAAGCTGAAACGGGACGCCAACAACAAGTTCGTCCGCGATGCGGATGGCAAGGCGCTTCGAACCCCTGGGCGATTCACCGAACTTCAGGGAGGCGGCTGGTACATCGACGAGTACGGGAGAGCGCAGATCTCGTTCAACCTGATGAACTACAGGATCACTTCGATCCAGGACGTCTACGACGCCTGCTGCGAAGAGGCCGATAAACTCGGCGTGCGGGTGACCGGGAGCGAACTCGTCGGGCTGATCCCGTTGGAGGCGATCCTCTCGGCCGGCGACCACTACCTACGGAAGGAAGGTGCGACCACCGGCGTATCCGAGTCGGAGAGGATCCACGCGGCGACTCTCTCGATGGGTCTCGCCGAACTCGCGCCATTCGAACCTGAAAAGAACATCATCGAGCTTCGCTACCGCGGTGCGCCATCGGGTCTCCAGGCCATGACCGTTCGAGACTTCGCCGATGAGCTGGCCAGCGACTCCCCCGCCCCCGGCGGCGGAAGTGTGGCGGCGCTGTGCGGATCGCTGGCGGCCGCCCTGGCCGCGATGGTCGCCGCGCTGACCTGGAACAAGAAAGGGATGGAGTCGGCAAGACCGGAGATGGGCGAGATCGGTGTAGACGGACATGCTCTGAAGGCCTGGTTTGTCGACGCGATCGATGCGGATACCGACGCCTTCAACGCCGTGCTGGCCGCCGGCCGTTTGCCGAAGCGGACGGAGGCGCAACAGGCAGTGCGGGATCGGGCTCTCGAGGAGGCCAACCAGGGGGCGACCCGGGTGCCACTACGGGTCCTACAGAAATCGGTCGAGGCGATCGTTCTCTGCTCTCGTGCCGCCGAGAAGGGCAACCCCAACTCGGTCAGCGATGCCGCGGTCGGCGCCGCATGCGGCCTGGCGGCAGCCGAAGGGGCGGCGTTGAACGTCCGCATCAATCTCCCGACCCTCCACGACCAGGAGGTCGCCGATGAGATCCGGAAGGAGATGGGTCAAGCGATCAAGGAGGCCCGTCAGCGGGCCGCTGCCGTTGCAGCAATGGTGGATGCCGATCTCGACTGA
- a CDS encoding Fic family protein translates to MIFKIPNTPKLRQTLTEIDRVRDRFRGGRPAPSSRLERMAYESLVRGSASACRLAAIPMTDQRAGEILEAAPGDADERELACYAAGLRSPVPSRDRLLDSSYFGALHSTLTGNDPTRPSPWRDGPLHNEAFDQAGHATGRVIPTLPSHLVETKMEDLLTWLELELRSGDHHPIMVVATFTLGFLGISPFGSKNHRLGRLLLQKLLMRAGYEHLRYASLEVEIERSRDAYYSAIDRSRSRLWIGAGQLEPWIEFVTDCLDGQRRWVEAQLGESSADPVPTQREISPLQEAILLATRDHGVVDAGLLIEKTGANRNTLKDNLRKLVDLGYLERSGQRRGTRYRIAELDDPPVPEV, encoded by the coding sequence ATGATCTTCAAAATCCCCAACACGCCCAAGCTCCGACAGACGTTGACCGAGATCGATCGGGTCCGCGATCGATTCCGTGGTGGCCGTCCGGCGCCGTCGTCTCGCCTGGAGCGGATGGCCTACGAGTCGTTGGTCCGCGGTTCCGCCTCGGCCTGTCGGCTGGCGGCCATCCCCATGACCGACCAGCGTGCCGGCGAGATCCTGGAAGCGGCCCCGGGCGACGCCGACGAACGAGAGCTGGCCTGTTACGCCGCCGGTCTTCGCTCTCCGGTGCCGTCGCGAGATCGTCTCCTCGACAGTTCTTACTTCGGCGCCCTGCATTCCACGCTGACGGGCAACGATCCCACACGACCGAGCCCGTGGCGTGACGGCCCGTTGCACAACGAGGCGTTCGATCAGGCGGGCCACGCGACGGGCCGGGTGATTCCGACGCTTCCTTCTCATCTTGTCGAGACCAAGATGGAAGACCTGTTGACCTGGCTTGAGCTCGAGCTTCGCAGCGGCGATCATCATCCCATCATGGTGGTGGCGACCTTCACGCTGGGCTTCCTTGGCATCAGCCCGTTCGGATCGAAGAATCACCGACTGGGTCGACTCCTGCTGCAGAAGCTGTTGATGCGAGCCGGCTACGAGCACCTGCGCTACGCCAGTCTAGAGGTCGAGATCGAACGCTCTCGCGACGCCTACTACTCGGCGATCGACCGCTCCCGAAGTCGTCTCTGGATCGGTGCGGGGCAGCTCGAACCCTGGATCGAGTTCGTTACCGACTGTCTCGACGGGCAGCGTCGTTGGGTCGAGGCGCAACTCGGCGAGAGTTCTGCCGACCCCGTCCCGACGCAGCGCGAGATCTCGCCGTTGCAGGAAGCGATCCTCCTGGCCACCCGAGATCACGGCGTGGTCGATGCCGGGCTGCTGATCGAGAAGACCGGTGCCAATCGAAATACGCTGAAGGACAACCTTCGCAAGCTTGTGGACCTGGGCTATCTGGAGCGCAGTGGCCAGCGTCGGGGAACGCGCTATCGGATCGCAGAGCTCGACGACCCGCCCGTTCCCGAGGTCTGA
- a CDS encoding CAP domain-containing protein, translated as MSRYSSLLGRSLLCLLAWGLTTAAGAGQTADRVFGGVNEYRAEAGVELSERLAILDQVAMARASRIAGLPDKKRLSVKDGISPDIRALGLRLFGELRTRVDLSRGYKDPASSIIAKWTKASGWKDAMDPRFDLAGAADYTAADGTLVFVMLLVESSKVPDDVEALATLTLDAVNAVRHRHALEPLTEDSRLRDVASSHSKDMARHGYFSHRDRDGNRPADRLDEADISYRMMAENIQMSLGARNPIETAVQSWMDSPGHRKNILDERFTHSGIGVHIRKDGTVYFTQMFLLPPA; from the coding sequence ATGTCCCGCTATTCGTCACTTCTCGGTCGCTCCTTGCTGTGTCTGCTGGCGTGGGGTCTGACAACGGCGGCAGGCGCCGGTCAGACCGCGGACCGGGTCTTCGGTGGGGTGAACGAATACCGCGCCGAGGCCGGTGTCGAACTCAGCGAGCGGCTGGCGATCCTGGACCAGGTGGCCATGGCCCGGGCTTCTCGGATTGCGGGACTTCCTGACAAGAAGCGTCTGAGCGTCAAGGACGGGATCTCTCCGGACATTCGCGCCCTCGGGCTTCGTCTATTCGGGGAGTTGCGGACCCGGGTCGACCTCTCCCGAGGCTACAAGGATCCGGCGTCATCGATCATCGCCAAGTGGACCAAGGCCAGTGGCTGGAAGGACGCCATGGATCCGCGTTTCGATCTGGCCGGTGCCGCGGACTACACCGCCGCCGACGGGACGTTGGTGTTTGTCATGTTGCTGGTCGAATCCTCGAAAGTCCCCGATGACGTCGAAGCCCTCGCGACGTTGACCCTCGACGCCGTCAACGCGGTCCGTCACCGGCACGCCCTCGAACCGCTGACCGAAGACAGCCGGCTGCGGGATGTCGCCTCGTCTCACAGTAAAGACATGGCCCGTCACGGGTACTTCTCCCATCGCGACCGCGACGGCAACCGCCCGGCAGATCGACTGGACGAGGCCGATATTTCGTATCGCATGATGGCCGAGAACATCCAGATGAGTCTCGGCGCACGGAATCCCATCGAGACGGCGGTCCAGTCCTGGATGGACAGCCCCGGTCACAGGAAGAACATCCTCGATGAGCGGTTTACCCACAGCGGGATCGGCGTTCACATTCGGAAGGACGGGACCGTCTACTTCACCCAGATGTTTCTGCTCCCGCCTGCATGA